TGACGATGCCGGTCATGCGGTTGGCGGTCAGCGGCACGTGGGCCAGGCGCACGCCGGCGTGGATGGTGAAATAGTCGACCCCCTGCTCGGCCTGCTCGATCAGCGTGTCGCGGAACAGCTCCCAAGTCAGGTCCTCGGCTTTGCCGTTCACCTTTTCCAGCGCCTGATAGATCGGCACCGTGCCGATCGGCACCGGGCTGTTGCGGATGATCCACTCGCGCGTTTCGTGAATATGCTTGCCGGTCGACAGATCCATGATGGTGTCCGCACCCCAGCGGATGCCCCAGGTCATCTTGTCGACTTCCTCGTTGATCGACGACGTGACGGCCGAATTGCCGATATTGCCATTGATCTTCACCAGGAAATTGCGGCCGATGATCATCGGTTCGACTTCCGGGTGATTGATGTTGGCCGGGATGACGGCGCGGCCGCGGGCGATCTCGTCGCGCACGAATTCCGGCGTGATCTCGGCCGGAATGCTGGCGCCGAAGCTTTCGCCCGGGTGCTGGCGGGTCATGAAGGCCGCCATCTTTTCACCCTGCGGGCCGCTGGCGCGCAGGCTTTCCAGATACTCGCGGCGGCGCAGGTTCTCGCGGATGGCGACGAATTCCATTTCCGGGGTGACGATGCCCTGGCGCGCATAGTGCATCTGGGTGACATTGCTGCCGGCGCGGGCGCGGCGCGGCGTGCGCACCAGTTCGAAGCGCAGCGGATCGAGACTGGCATCGGCCAGCCGGCTGCGGCCGAAGGCGCTGGTCAGTTGCGCCAGCCGCTCGGTGTCACCGCGCTCGTCGATCCACGGTGCGCGCAGCTCGGGCAGCCCCTTGCGGATATCGATGCGCGCATCCGGATCGGTATAGAGCCCGGACGTGTCATAGACCGTCACCGGCGGATTGGCTTCGACGCCACCGTTCAGCGTGGTATCGGTCAGGCTGATCTCGCGCATCGGCACGCGCAGGTCGGGACGCGAGCCCTGCACATAGATTTTCTTCGACGCGGGCAGCGGCTGGATGGCGGCCTGGTCGACATGGGCGTCGTCGGCACGGAAATCGCGGGCGGTCATGGGCAGTTCTCTCTCGGTTTCTGGGTGGCGTTCAGGCCACCCGGTTTGCAGACGCCAGCAGTTCGCGATGCGCTGTCGCGCGGCCGGCCGGGCGTCGGAATGGCGTTACCACCAGGCATGGAAATGATGGACCGGGCCGATACCGTGTCCGACCTGCAGCCGGTCGGCCGCTGTCAGCGCCTCGGTCAGCCAGTGCTTGGCGTCGTGAACGGTCTCGGCCCAGTTGCGTCGCTGCGGCCGCAGCGCCGTCAGCGCGGCGGACAGGGTGCAGCCGGTACCGTGGGTATTGCGGGTGACAACGCGTACCGCCGGGAAGCGTTCGGCGCCATCGCGGGTCACCAGCCAGTCCGGGCTGTCCGCCGTGTTCTCCAGATGACCGCCCTTCATCAGCACCGCGTCAGCCCCCAGCGCCAGCAGGCGCTCGGCCTGGGCCAGCATGCCGTCCTCGTCGCGCACCACCGGCTCGCCCAGCAGCGCGGCGGCCTCCGGCAGGTTCGGGGTGATCAGCGACGCCAGCGGCAGCAGTTCGTCGCGCAGCGCCGCCACGGCATCGGCGGCCAGCAGCGGATGGCCGCCCTTGGCGATCATCACCGTATCCAGCACCAGCCACTTCGGCCGGTACTGGCGAACGCTGGCAGCAACGGCATGGATGATGTCGGCCGTGGCCAGCATCCCGCACTTGGCGGCGTCGATGCGGATATCGCTGAACACCGCGTCCAGCTGGGCGGCGACAAAAGCCGGCGGCACCGCGTGCACGCCGGTGACACCGCGCGTGTTCTGCGCGGTCAGCGCGCTGATGACCGACAGGCCATAGGCGCCAAGCGCGGAAAAGGTTTTCAGGTCGGCCTGGATACCCGCGCCGCCGCCGGAATCGGAGCCGGCGATGGTCAGGGCATGCGGAATGAAGGCGGGATGTTCGGGCAGGGACATCAGGACTCGCTGGCGGACGGGATGACGGGAACGTGGCTCAGCGCCCGCAGGGCGGCGGCAGCGGCACGCGGGTCGGCAGCGGCACAAATGGCCGACACCACGGCAATGCCGTCGGCACCGGCCGCATAGACGGCAGCAGCATTCGCGGGGCCGATGCCGCCAATGGCGACCGCCGGCAGCGTTTTCTGCCGCATCAGTTCGCCAAAACCGGCCAGGCCGATCACCGGCGACGCATCCGGCTTGGTGCCGGTCGGGTAGACCGGACCGACGCCCACATAGTCGACCACCCCGGCGTCGACGGCGGCCAGCTGGGCGGCGTTCGACGCCGACAGGCCGACAATGCGCGACGGACCGAGCAGGCGCCGGGCTTCTGCCGCAGGCAGGTCCTGCTGGCCGACATGGACGCCGTCGGCGTCGACCGCCAGCGCCACATCGACCTGGTCATTGATCAGCAGCGGGACATTGGCACAGCGGCACAGCGGCAACAGCGCGCGCGCGGCGTCGACCCACTGCCGTTTCTTCCACTGCGGCGCACGCAGCTGCACCAGGGTGACGCCGCCTTCCAGCGCGCTCTCGGTCACCCGGCACATGCCGTCGATGCCGCCGCACAGGTCGGGGTCGAGTACCAGATAGACGGTCAGATCGAGTTCGCGCCTCATGCCGGCAACCTCCGTTCCAGGGTCGGGGCATCGAGTCCGGCCAGCGCATCGAGCAGCGCCACGGCGAAACTGCCGGGACCGGCGGCCTGTTCGGCAGCCTGTTCGCCGGCAATGGCCATCCATGCGCAGGCACTGGCGGCGGCATGCAGCCGGTCCGGCGCCCCGGCCATGCTGGCGGCGACCAGCGCCGACAGCGAGCAGCCGGTACCGGTCACCCGTTGCAGCAGCGGGTGGCCATTGGCGACCGACAGCAGTCGTTCGCCATCGGTAATGTAGTCGGTGGCACCGGTCACCGCGACGACGGCGCCGGTCCGGCGCGCCAGTGCCACGGCGGCACTGACCGCCTCGTCGCTGCCGGCGGTGCTGTCGACGCCGCGGCCGCCATGACCGAGTCCGGCCAGCGCGATGATTTCCGACGCATTGCCGCGGATTGCCGCCGGCGCAAACGCCAGCAGCTCATGGCTGAATGCCGTGCGATAGGCCAGCGCGCCCACAGCGACCGGGTCCAGTGTCCACGGCGTACCGGCCTCGGCAGCGGCGCGAACCGCCAGCAGGATCGCCTCGGCCTGGTGCGAATCCAGCGTCCCGACATTGACCGACAGTGCCGAGGCCACGGCGGCGAACGCGGCAACCTCTTCGCGGGCAACCACCATGGCGGGCGCACACCCGCACGCCAGCAGCACATTGGCGGTAAACGGGGTGACCACGGAATTGGTCAGGCAATGGACCAGAGGCGCCGCGGCGCGGACACGGACGATCTCGTGCGCGGCACGGGAGGAAGTGAGTGGCGTCGATTCCGACATGCGGTCCCTTCGGGCAGCATGACAGCGGAAGCGCGAGCGGCGCACGGGCGAAAGCCGGCGCGGCATCGTGACCTCCCTACGCTGGCATGACCCAGATCAGGTGATTGCGGGACTATCTCAGCCGACGGCAAACGCCGTCGACACCCCGAGTCACGGTTGAAACGAGCGCCGATTGTGCGGCCAGCGGCGCGGGCCGTCAATGCACTGCCGGCGCCGGCCGTCGTCGCAGCGGCCTCAGTCGGCCGGGCTTTCCAGCGCTTCCAGATCGATGCGGATGCGGATGGTGTCACCGACGAAGGGCAGGCCATACTTCATGCCGAACGCCGAGCGCCTGAACTCGGTCGTGACCTTGGCGCCACAGGCATTGCGGCCCCAGTACGGATGCCGGCCGCAAGTCAGCCGCTCGATTTTCAGCGCAACCGGCAGGGTGATGCCGGTCAGGGTCAGCTCGCCGTCCGCGGCCACCGGCTGATCCTTGTCGAAGCGCAACTGCGTGGAATGAAAGCGCAGCACCGGATACTGGCTGACCTGGAAGAAATCCTTGCTGCGCAGTACGGTATCGCGCGCCGGCAGGCCGGTGTCGATCGACGCGGCGTCGATGCTCACCTCGATCTCGCCGCGCTGCGCCTCGCGGTCGAGCACGATAAAGCCCTGGGTCCGGTTGAAGCGCCCGATCAGTTCGGAAAAGCCGAAATGGCTGACGGCGAAAGTCGGATAGCTGTGCGTCGATTCGATGTCATAGCGCACCGGCGCGGCCGCGGCCGCGGCCGCCAGTGGCAGCAGGCAAAACAGCAGCGCGTATTTCATGATGGCCTCCGGGCGACAACGATAAGTGAGTTATACCGTTGCCGCCCGCTGCCTGTCAGCGCATGGCGAAAAATTCGCGATGGAAATGCGCCGGAGGCAGGCCAAGCGCGGCCAGTCCGTTCTGCAGCTGCTCGGCAAACGGGGCCGGTCCACAGAACCAGACCGGCGGCCGCTCGCCATCCCGCCAGCCGCTGGCGATATGCGTGGCATCCAGCCGCTGACCGTCGCCGGCAATGCACAGGTGCAGGTTCACGCCGGCAGCCCGGCAACGCGCATCGAGA
This window of the Microvirgula aerodenitrificans DSM 15089 genome carries:
- the thiE gene encoding thiamine phosphate synthase; amino-acid sequence: MRRELDLTVYLVLDPDLCGGIDGMCRVTESALEGGVTLVQLRAPQWKKRQWVDAARALLPLCRCANVPLLINDQVDVALAVDADGVHVGQQDLPAAEARRLLGPSRIVGLSASNAAQLAAVDAGVVDYVGVGPVYPTGTKPDASPVIGLAGFGELMRQKTLPAVAIGGIGPANAAAVYAAGADGIAVVSAICAAADPRAAAAALRALSHVPVIPSASES
- the thiD gene encoding bifunctional hydroxymethylpyrimidine kinase/phosphomethylpyrimidine kinase, which translates into the protein MSLPEHPAFIPHALTIAGSDSGGGAGIQADLKTFSALGAYGLSVISALTAQNTRGVTGVHAVPPAFVAAQLDAVFSDIRIDAAKCGMLATADIIHAVAASVRQYRPKWLVLDTVMIAKGGHPLLAADAVAALRDELLPLASLITPNLPEAAALLGEPVVRDEDGMLAQAERLLALGADAVLMKGGHLENTADSPDWLVTRDGAERFPAVRVVTRNTHGTGCTLSAALTALRPQRRNWAETVHDAKHWLTEALTAADRLQVGHGIGPVHHFHAWW
- a CDS encoding YceI family protein; translated protein: MKYALLFCLLPLAAAAAAAPVRYDIESTHSYPTFAVSHFGFSELIGRFNRTQGFIVLDREAQRGEIEVSIDAASIDTGLPARDTVLRSKDFFQVSQYPVLRFHSTQLRFDKDQPVAADGELTLTGITLPVALKIERLTCGRHPYWGRNACGAKVTTEFRRSAFGMKYGLPFVGDTIRIRIDLEALESPAD
- the thiC gene encoding phosphomethylpyrimidine synthase ThiC, yielding MTARDFRADDAHVDQAAIQPLPASKKIYVQGSRPDLRVPMREISLTDTTLNGGVEANPPVTVYDTSGLYTDPDARIDIRKGLPELRAPWIDERGDTERLAQLTSAFGRSRLADASLDPLRFELVRTPRRARAGSNVTQMHYARQGIVTPEMEFVAIRENLRRREYLESLRASGPQGEKMAAFMTRQHPGESFGASIPAEITPEFVRDEIARGRAVIPANINHPEVEPMIIGRNFLVKINGNIGNSAVTSSINEEVDKMTWGIRWGADTIMDLSTGKHIHETREWIIRNSPVPIGTVPIYQALEKVNGKAEDLTWELFRDTLIEQAEQGVDYFTIHAGVRLAHVPLTANRMTGIVSRGGSIMAKWCLSHHQENFLYTRFDDICQIMKAYDVSFSLGDGLRPGSVWDANDEAQLAELKTLGELTQIAWKHDVQVMIEGPGHVPMQLIKENMDKQLEWCDEAPFYTLGPLTTDIAPGYDHITSAIGAAQIGWYGTAMLCYVTPKEHLGLPNKADVKEGIITYKLAAHAADLAKGHPGAQIRDNALSKARFEFRWEDQFNLGLDPDRAREFHDETLPKDSAKVAHFCSMCGPHFCSMKITQDVRDFAARQGIAEQDALRQGMETKAIEFKKGGGKLYDKV
- the thiM gene encoding hydroxyethylthiazole kinase, translating into MSESTPLTSSRAAHEIVRVRAAAPLVHCLTNSVVTPFTANVLLACGCAPAMVVAREEVAAFAAVASALSVNVGTLDSHQAEAILLAVRAAAEAGTPWTLDPVAVGALAYRTAFSHELLAFAPAAIRGNASEIIALAGLGHGGRGVDSTAGSDEAVSAAVALARRTGAVVAVTGATDYITDGERLLSVANGHPLLQRVTGTGCSLSALVAASMAGAPDRLHAAASACAWMAIAGEQAAEQAAGPGSFAVALLDALAGLDAPTLERRLPA